The following is a genomic window from Actinomadura sp. WMMB 499.
CAGGAACTGGACCTGGTGGACGGCCTGTCGGTGGCCGACAACATCTTCCTCGGCCACGAGAAGGCGTCGTTCGGGTTCACCCGGCGCGGCGACGCCGAGGGGGCGGCGCGCGAGCTGCTCGGCCGGCTCGGGCACGGCGAGATCCCGCCGCGGCGGGAGGCCGGCCGGCTCCCGGCGGCGGGCAAGCAGGTCGTCAGCATGGCGCGGGCCCTGTCGCACGAGGCGAAGCTGATTGTGATGGACGAGCCGTCGGCGGCGCTCGCCCACGACGAGGTCGGCAACCTGTTCCGGATCATCCGCGAGCTGACGGCCGCGGGCGTCGCGGTGGTGTACATCTCGCACCGGCTGGAGGAGATCCGCGAGATCGGCGACCGGGTGACCGTGCTGAAGGACGGACGGTCGGTCGCGAACGGGCTCCCGGCGAAGACGACGTCGACCGACAAGGTCGTGTCGCTGATGACCGGACGCGACGTGGAGTACGTGTTCCCCGAGCGTCCGGCGGCGTCCGAGGGCCCGGAGGTGCTGCGCGTCGAGGACCTGGCGGTCCCCGGGGCGTTCGCGGACGTGTCGCTGACCGTGCGGGCCGGGGAGATCGTCGGGCTCGCGGGGCTCGTCGGGGCGGGCCGCTCGGAGATCCTCGAGACGATCTACGGCGCGCGGCGTCCCGCGCGCGGCCGGGTGCTGGTGGACGGGCGCCGCGTGCGGCCGGGCGACACCGGCGCGGCCGTGCGGCGCGGCATGGGCATGGCGCCGGAGGAGCGCAAGAGCCAGGCGCTGCTGCCGAACCAGACGGTCGCCGCGAACGTGACCGTCGCGGGCCTGGGCCGGTACTCGAGGTTCGGGTGGTTCGACCGGCGGCGCGAGCAGGACGACGTGCGTCGCCAGATCGCGTCGCTCGACATCCGCCCGCCCGACCCGGACCGTCCCGTCGTGACGCTCTCGGGAGGCAACCAGCAGAAGGTCGTGCTGGCCCGCTGGCTGCTGGACTCCGACGACCTGCGGCTGCTGATCCTGGACGAGCCCACCCGCGGCGTCGACGTCGGCGCGCGCTCGGAGCTGTACGCGGTGATCCGGGAGCTGGCCGGGCGCGGCATCGCGGTGCTGCTGGTGTCCAGCGAGGTGCCCGAGGTGCTCGGGCTGGCCGACCGGGTCCTGGTCGTCCGGGAGGGACGGGTCGTGCACACCGGCGACGCCCGCGACCTCGACGAGGCCGCCGTACTCAACATGATCATGGAAGGAAGCGCGCTGTGAACGACACGGGCGTGGACCGGCTCGGCGACGCGCCGGTCAAGACCGAGGCCGTGCGGGGGCCGGCCCCGTGGTGGCGGCGGCCGCCGTTCGACGACACCCGGCACCTCGGGCTCGTCGTGGCACTGCTGCTGCTCTGCGCGGTCGGTGCGATCACCCAGCCGGACAACTTCCTGACCACCGGGAACACCGTCGGCATCCTCGTCCTGGCCGCCACCATCGGCGTGATCACCGTCGGCCAGACGTTCGTGATCATCGGCGGCGGCATCGACCTGTCGGTCGGGTCGGTGATGGCGCTCGCGTCGGTGTGGGCGACGACCGTCGCCACCCAGTCCTACGGCCCCTGGATCATGGCGCTGTGCGCGATCCTCGTCGGGACGGGCGCGGGCGTCGTCAGCGGGCTGCTGATCTCCTACGGACGGCTGGTGCCGTTCATCGCGACGCTGGCGATGCTCGTCGCGGCGCGCGGGCTGGCGCAGCGGCTGTCGGACCGCAAGACCCAGCTGGTGCAGCAGCCGGAGAACACCGCGATCGTGGAGCTGTCCACCACGAAGGTGCTGGGGCTGCCGCTGGTCGTCTACATCTTCCTGGCCGTCGGCGCCGCCGGCTGGGTGCTGCTCAACCGGACCACGTTCGGCCGCCGGACGTTCGCCGTCGGCGGCAACCCGGAGGCGGCGCGGCTGGCCGGCATCGACGTCCGCCGCCACACGCTGCTGCTGTACGCGCTGTCCGGGTTCTGCTGCGGCGTCGCGGCGATCATCATCATGGCCCGGACGACGACCGGGTCCAGCACGCACGGCGACCTGTACGAGCTGGACGCCATCGCCGCCGTGATCATCGGCGGGACGCTGCTGACCGGCGGGCGCGGCACCGTCATCGGGTCGATCCTCGGCGTGCTGGTGTTCACGCTCATCACGAACCTGTTCATCCTCAACGGCCTGCAGACCAGCGACCAGCTGATCGCGAAGGGCGCGATCATCGTGATCGCCGTGCTGCTGCAGCGCCGGGCGCTCCGCTCGCCCACCTGACCCCCCCGCCACGATCCCGCGCCACCCCCCACCCCCCGATCAGGAGCACGACATGCGCGATCAGAGCCCCTCCCGTCCCAGCCGCAGAGGCGTCCTGTTCGGCGGCGCCGTCGTCGCCGCCGGCTCGCTCGCCGCGGCCTGCACCAGCAACGCCGAACCGGACGACGGCGGCACCGCCGCGCGGGGCGGCACGCTGGCCGGCGACAACGACAAGCCCGGCAAGAAGGTCACGATCGGCTTCTCCGCCCCGGCCGCCGACCACGGCTGGATGGCGGCGATCGCCAAGGACGCCGAGGCGCAGGCGAAGAAGTACACCGACGTGAACTGGAAGCCGGTCGAGCCGACCAACGACATCAACCAGCAGATCTCCGCCGTCGAGTCGCTGATCCAGGCGAAGGTGAACGCGCTGGTCATCCTGCCGAACGACGGCGAGCAGCTGAACCAGGTCGCGCGCAAGGCGATGGACGCCGGCATCCCGGTGATCAACCTGGACCGCGTCTTCCCCGACAAGCTCTCCTACCGGACGTGGCTCGGCGGCGACAACTACGGCATGGGCGTCTCCGCGGGCCACTACATCGGCAAGAAGCTGAAGGACGCGGGCACGTCGAACCCGGTGATCGTCGAAGTGCAGGGCATCGCGACGCTGCCGCTCACCCAGGAGCGCAGCAAGGGGTTCGCCGACACGCTGAAGACCTACGGGTTCGAGGTCACCGACCAGCAGGCCGCGGAGTTCACCGTGGAGTCCGGCAACGAGGTCACCAGCAACCTGCTGTCGGCGCACAAGAAGATCGACGCGCTGTGGAACCACGACGACGACCAGGGCGTCGGCGTCCTCGCCGCGATCACGCAGTCCGGACGGGACGAGTTCTTCATGGTCGGCGGCGCCGGTTCGGCCAACGCCATGCGGGAGATCCAGAAGGGCGGGGTGCTGGAGGCGACCGTCACCTACCCGCCGACGATGGCCGGTTCGGCGGTCAAGCTCGCGCGGTTGATCGCACAGGGCAAGGGGATGGCCGACCTCGTGGAGCTGCAGGTCCCGCAGTCGGTCACGCTCGCGTCCGAGACGATCACCAAGGCGAACGTCGACACGTACATGCCGCTCGGCTTCGAGTCCTGAGGCGCGGCCCGAGCCCGTCCCGGGACGCGCCCGCCGAGACCCGGCGGGCGCGTCCCGGGAGACACAGAGAGGTGAGCCTGAATTGACGACCGTCGGAATCGGGATGGTCGGGCATGCGTTCATGGGGCGCGCCCACTCCCAGGCGTGGCGCAGCGTCGGGCCGTTCTTCGACCCGCCGCTGACCCCCGTGATGACCGCCCTCGCCGGGCGCGACGCCGGACGCACCGCCGCCGCGGCCCGCGCGCTCGGCTGGGCGTCCGCGGAGACCGACTGGAAGGAGCTGCTGCGCCGCGACGACGTCCAGCTCGTCGACGTCTGCACGCCGGGCGACAGCCACGCCGAGATCGCGGTCGCCGCGCTCGACGCGGGCAAGCACGTGCTGTGCGAGAAGCCGCTCGCCAACACCGTCGCCGAGGCCGAGGCGATGGTCGCCGCGGCCGAGCGGGCGCGGGAGCGCGGCGTCCGCTCGATGGTGGGGTTCAACTACCGGCGCGTCCCGGCGGTCACCCTCGCGCGCCGGCTGGTCGCCGAGGGCCGCATCGGGACCGTCCGGCAGATCCGGGCGCAGTACCTGCAGGACTGGCTGAGCGACCCGGAGTCCCCGCACACCTGGCGGCTGGACCGTGACAGGGCGGGGTCGGGCGCGCTCGGCGACATCGGCGCGCACATCATCGACACCGTCCAGTTCGTCACCGGGCACGCGCTGGCCGGGGTCACCGCGCTGACCGAGACCTTCACCCACGAGCGCCCGCTGCCCGGCGGCGGCACCGCGCCGGTGACCGTGGACGACGCCGCGCTGTTCCTCGCCCGCACCGGCGGCGGCGCGCTCGCGACGTTCGAGGCGACGCGGGTCGCGTCCGGGCGCAAGAACTCGCTGCGGTTCGAGGTGAGCGGCTCGGCGGGCGCGCTGTCGTTCGACCTGGAGTCGCTGAACGAACTGTGGCTGTACGACGCGACGGAGGACGCGGCGACCGCCGGGTTCCGCCGGATCGTCGTCACCGAGGACGTCCACCCGTACGCCGGACGGTGGTGGCCGCCCGGTCACCTGCTCGGCTACGAGCACACCTTCACCCACCAGATGGCCGACCTGCTCACCGCCATCGCGGGCGGCACCGACCCCCGTCCGTCGTTCGCCGACGGCCTGCGGGTGCAGCGCGTGCTGGCGGCCGTCGAGCGCAGTGCCGCCGGGGGCGGCGGCTGGACCCCCGTCGAACCCACCCCCGGATCCACCGTCGAAGGGAACGCGTGACATGGCACGACCCATCACCCTCTTCACCGGCCAGTGGGCGGACCTGCCGTTCGAGGAGGTCTGCCGGCTCGCGTCCGGCTGGGGCTACGAGGGCCTGGAGATCGCCTGCTGGGGCGACCACTTCGAGGTCGACAAGGCCCTCGCCGACGACTCCTACGTCCCCCGCAAGCTCGAGACGCTCGCGAAGCACGACCTGAAGGTCTGGGCGATCTCGAACCATCTCGTCGGGCAGGCCGTCTGCGACATCCCGGACGAACGGCACCAGGCGATCCTCCCGGAGCGCATCTGGGGCGACGGCGCGGCCGAGGGCGTCCGGACGCGGGCCGCCGAGGAGATCAAGGACACCGCGCGGGCCGCCGCGAAACTGGGCGTCGACACGGTCATCGGGTTCACCGGCTCGTCCATCTGGCACACCGTCGCGATGTTCCCGCCCACCCCCGACGCGATGGTCGAGCGCGGCTACGCCGACTTCGCCGACCGCTGGAACCCGATCCTGGACGTGTTCGACGAGGTCGGCGTCCGGTTCGCGCACGAGGTGCACCCGAGCGAGATCGCCTACGACTACTGGTCGACCGTCCGGACGCTCGAGGCGATCGGCCACCGTCCCGCGTTCGGCCTCAACTTCGACCCGTCCCACTTCGTCTGGCAGGAACTCGACGCCGTCGGCTTCCTGTTCGACTTCCGCGACCGGATCTAC
Proteins encoded in this region:
- a CDS encoding sugar ABC transporter ATP-binding protein, with the translated sequence MGEPLLRMRGIVKQFPGVRALDGVDLDVLPGEVHCLLGQNGAGKSTLIKVLAGAHQPDEGEIVLAGETVRLAGPTAAMRAGIATIYQELDLVDGLSVADNIFLGHEKASFGFTRRGDAEGAARELLGRLGHGEIPPRREAGRLPAAGKQVVSMARALSHEAKLIVMDEPSAALAHDEVGNLFRIIRELTAAGVAVVYISHRLEEIREIGDRVTVLKDGRSVANGLPAKTTSTDKVVSLMTGRDVEYVFPERPAASEGPEVLRVEDLAVPGAFADVSLTVRAGEIVGLAGLVGAGRSEILETIYGARRPARGRVLVDGRRVRPGDTGAAVRRGMGMAPEERKSQALLPNQTVAANVTVAGLGRYSRFGWFDRRREQDDVRRQIASLDIRPPDPDRPVVTLSGGNQQKVVLARWLLDSDDLRLLILDEPTRGVDVGARSELYAVIRELAGRGIAVLLVSSEVPEVLGLADRVLVVREGRVVHTGDARDLDEAAVLNMIMEGSAL
- a CDS encoding ABC transporter permease gives rise to the protein MNDTGVDRLGDAPVKTEAVRGPAPWWRRPPFDDTRHLGLVVALLLLCAVGAITQPDNFLTTGNTVGILVLAATIGVITVGQTFVIIGGGIDLSVGSVMALASVWATTVATQSYGPWIMALCAILVGTGAGVVSGLLISYGRLVPFIATLAMLVAARGLAQRLSDRKTQLVQQPENTAIVELSTTKVLGLPLVVYIFLAVGAAGWVLLNRTTFGRRTFAVGGNPEAARLAGIDVRRHTLLLYALSGFCCGVAAIIIMARTTTGSSTHGDLYELDAIAAVIIGGTLLTGGRGTVIGSILGVLVFTLITNLFILNGLQTSDQLIAKGAIIVIAVLLQRRALRSPT
- a CDS encoding ABC transporter substrate-binding protein, whose protein sequence is MRDQSPSRPSRRGVLFGGAVVAAGSLAAACTSNAEPDDGGTAARGGTLAGDNDKPGKKVTIGFSAPAADHGWMAAIAKDAEAQAKKYTDVNWKPVEPTNDINQQISAVESLIQAKVNALVILPNDGEQLNQVARKAMDAGIPVINLDRVFPDKLSYRTWLGGDNYGMGVSAGHYIGKKLKDAGTSNPVIVEVQGIATLPLTQERSKGFADTLKTYGFEVTDQQAAEFTVESGNEVTSNLLSAHKKIDALWNHDDDQGVGVLAAITQSGRDEFFMVGGAGSANAMREIQKGGVLEATVTYPPTMAGSAVKLARLIAQGKGMADLVELQVPQSVTLASETITKANVDTYMPLGFES
- a CDS encoding Gfo/Idh/MocA family protein; this translates as MTTVGIGMVGHAFMGRAHSQAWRSVGPFFDPPLTPVMTALAGRDAGRTAAAARALGWASAETDWKELLRRDDVQLVDVCTPGDSHAEIAVAALDAGKHVLCEKPLANTVAEAEAMVAAAERARERGVRSMVGFNYRRVPAVTLARRLVAEGRIGTVRQIRAQYLQDWLSDPESPHTWRLDRDRAGSGALGDIGAHIIDTVQFVTGHALAGVTALTETFTHERPLPGGGTAPVTVDDAALFLARTGGGALATFEATRVASGRKNSLRFEVSGSAGALSFDLESLNELWLYDATEDAATAGFRRIVVTEDVHPYAGRWWPPGHLLGYEHTFTHQMADLLTAIAGGTDPRPSFADGLRVQRVLAAVERSAAGGGGWTPVEPTPGSTVEGNA
- a CDS encoding sugar phosphate isomerase/epimerase, which gives rise to MARPITLFTGQWADLPFEEVCRLASGWGYEGLEIACWGDHFEVDKALADDSYVPRKLETLAKHDLKVWAISNHLVGQAVCDIPDERHQAILPERIWGDGAAEGVRTRAAEEIKDTARAAAKLGVDTVIGFTGSSIWHTVAMFPPTPDAMVERGYADFADRWNPILDVFDEVGVRFAHEVHPSEIAYDYWSTVRTLEAIGHRPAFGLNFDPSHFVWQELDAVGFLFDFRDRIYHVDCKDTKVRTGDGRRGRLSSHLPWGDLRRGWDFISTGRGDVPWEDVFRALNSIGYGGPISIEWEDAGMDRLQGAPEALQFVRALNAMELPTASFDSAFAKD